The following are from one region of the Lacinutrix sp. Bg11-31 genome:
- a CDS encoding acetate--CoA ligase: MDYQEFYQKSIQQPEQFWNEQAKNIDWFKAPETILSKDKQDYNQWFEDGELNLSYLCIDKHIKDGFGSQNAIIFDSPVTNTKQHITFNQLHHEVSKLAGGLQVLGLQKGDTCIIYMPMIPQALYAMLACARIGVIHSVVFGGFAPHELAIRIDDCKPKAIITASNGIEIERIIPYKPFVDEAIAKAENKPEHVIVFDRLLGVEIPKKNYDIDYTTLVEKSPSIEAVSVESTHPSYILYTSGTTGTPKGIIRDSGGYATALKFSMKYIYGVDEGDTFWAASDVGWVVGHSYIVYGPLLNRNTTIVFEGKPIRTPDASTFWRVISEHRVKVMFTAPTAIRAIKKEDPEGKFIKHFDLSCLKYQFLAGERCDVATLTWTEEHLKVPVIDHWWQTESGWPMIANMVGVHLQEVKPGSSSFPVCGYDIQILNEEGEEVASSVEGYVAVKLPLPPGTLTNLWGNPERFKAGYLDRFPGYYFSGDGGYKDEDGYVFITGRVDDVINVAGHRLSTAEMEEIVASHKAVAECAVFGVHCELKGQKPLGLVVLKSGETSAEIQIKKEIVQDVRREIGAVASFRDVLVVNRLPKTRSGKILRKLLRNIADEQQYNIPSTIDDVHIINEIKSVYQSHHIGIHK; encoded by the coding sequence ATGGACTATCAAGAATTTTACCAAAAAAGTATTCAACAGCCAGAACAATTTTGGAATGAACAAGCCAAAAATATCGACTGGTTTAAAGCACCAGAAACCATTTTATCTAAAGATAAACAGGACTATAATCAATGGTTTGAAGATGGCGAATTAAACCTAAGTTATTTGTGTATAGACAAGCATATAAAAGATGGTTTTGGTTCGCAAAATGCTATTATTTTCGACTCACCAGTTACCAATACAAAACAGCATATTACCTTTAATCAATTACACCATGAAGTTTCTAAACTAGCTGGTGGACTACAAGTTTTAGGACTGCAAAAAGGAGATACTTGCATCATTTATATGCCAATGATTCCGCAAGCATTGTATGCAATGTTAGCTTGCGCTAGAATAGGAGTTATTCACTCGGTTGTATTTGGTGGATTTGCACCTCATGAGCTAGCTATTCGAATTGATGACTGTAAGCCGAAAGCAATTATTACAGCATCCAACGGAATAGAAATAGAACGTATTATTCCATACAAACCTTTTGTAGATGAAGCCATTGCTAAAGCAGAAAATAAACCAGAACACGTTATCGTTTTCGATAGACTATTAGGTGTAGAAATTCCGAAGAAAAACTACGATATAGATTATACTACTTTAGTTGAAAAATCGCCATCTATTGAAGCAGTTTCAGTTGAGTCAACTCATCCTTCATACATATTATATACATCAGGAACAACAGGAACTCCAAAAGGAATTATTAGAGATTCAGGAGGTTATGCAACCGCTTTAAAATTCTCAATGAAATACATTTACGGAGTAGACGAAGGCGATACCTTTTGGGCTGCAAGCGATGTTGGTTGGGTTGTAGGTCATAGTTATATTGTTTACGGACCATTATTAAACAGAAATACTACTATTGTTTTTGAAGGTAAACCAATACGAACTCCAGATGCTTCAACCTTTTGGCGTGTAATTAGTGAACATCGAGTAAAAGTTATGTTTACAGCGCCAACAGCAATTAGGGCTATAAAAAAAGAAGATCCAGAGGGAAAATTTATAAAACATTTCGATTTGTCATGCTTAAAATATCAGTTTTTGGCAGGCGAACGTTGCGATGTTGCAACTTTAACTTGGACAGAAGAACATTTAAAAGTTCCAGTTATAGATCATTGGTGGCAAACGGAAAGCGGTTGGCCAATGATAGCTAATATGGTTGGAGTACACTTACAAGAAGTAAAACCAGGATCTTCAAGTTTTCCAGTTTGTGGTTATGATATTCAAATTTTAAATGAAGAAGGAGAAGAAGTAGCCTCTAGTGTAGAAGGTTATGTGGCAGTAAAATTACCATTACCACCAGGAACATTAACCAATCTTTGGGGAAATCCTGAGCGTTTTAAAGCTGGTTATTTAGACCGTTTTCCAGGGTATTATTTTTCAGGAGATGGTGGTTATAAAGACGAGGATGGTTATGTATTTATAACAGGAAGAGTAGACGATGTTATAAACGTTGCAGGACATAGATTATCTACCGCAGAAATGGAAGAAATTGTAGCCTCACATAAAGCAGTTGCAGAGTGTGCTGTTTTTGGTGTGCATTGCGAACTAAAAGGACAAAAGCCATTAGGTTTAGTCGTTTTAAAATCTGGGGAAACTTCCGCAGAAATCCAAATTAAAAAAGAAATAGTACAAGATGTACGTCGAGAAATTGGTGCAGTAGCTTCCTTTAGAGATGTGCTAGTTGTTAATCGATTACCAAAAACACGAAGCGGAAAAATTCTTCGTAAATTGTTGCGAAATATAGCAGACGAACAACAGTATAATATACCATCAACCATTGATGATGTGCATATTATAAATGAAATAAAATCCGTGTATCAATCCCATCATATTGGGATTCATAAATAA
- a CDS encoding response regulator transcription factor: MKKKILIVDDEPNIVMSLEYAFKKQGFEVFIARDGSEALEILKHHVPNVILLDIMMPNVDGYQTLTHIKNTDSLKDTKVVFLTAKNKASDIEKGLRLGADKYFTKPFSVKKIVSEILKLLI; the protein is encoded by the coding sequence ATGAAGAAGAAAATTTTAATTGTAGATGACGAACCAAATATTGTAATGTCGTTAGAATACGCTTTCAAAAAACAAGGTTTTGAAGTGTTTATTGCAAGAGACGGAAGTGAGGCTTTAGAGATATTAAAACATCATGTTCCTAATGTAATATTATTAGATATTATGATGCCAAATGTAGATGGCTATCAAACCTTAACGCACATTAAAAATACAGACAGTTTAAAAGATACCAAAGTGGTGTTTTTAACTGCAAAAAATAAAGCTTCAGATATTGAAAAGGGTTTAAGACTAGGAGCAGATAAATATTTTACAAAACCTTTTTCAGTAAAAAAAATAGTTTCAGAAATACTGAAATTATTAATATAA
- a CDS encoding sensor histidine kinase: MNNSALIAIIIIYLAALFFIAFLAEKKRQSKWVNNPYVYTLSLAVYCSAWTYYGSVGIAANSGINFLPIYLGPVIAAPLWIVLLRKIIRISKQHKISSIADFISLRYGNSRFLGALVTIICLFGTLPYISLQLKAVSETFEIMSDDTSYISTAVIDDSTFYVALLLAIFATFFGTQNTDASEKHKGIIASVAFESVLKLVFFLIIGVYITFYLFDGTTDIYNQIAITENFKELTTLSGVEDGFNWFFMIALSFMAIFLLPRQFQVSVLENNREKHLKKAIWLFPLYLLLFNLFVIFIAWAGKLTFGSTQNAEYYSLLLPLENGNSFLATLVFLGGFSAVISMVIVSTLALSTMVSNNLIIPYGFLDKFIKNQPERNSKYIKNIRRISIFTIIITAYFFYVSFSKELSLYSIGLISFVIIAQLGPSFFIGLYWNRGSSKAAITGIIVGFFIAVYTLVLPFTLQAYTGTDDFTQYGLLGVSILKPYALFGIDFLSPPAHAFFWSMTFNMMSYLVFSLISKGNYRERNYAEMFVDSNNFTTLQDNALVWKGEAYVADIKSVLVRFLGEKRATRALKIFFTKYKLSQDTQLADARLINFSEKLLTGSIGSASAKILIASVVKEEQISLVEVLKILEESKENIVSNKVLTEKSNELSQLSSKLKDVNEVLISKDKQKDEFLDTVAHELKTPITGIRAATELLMDDDDDMPKEIKAQFLKNILQDSDRLGRLIHNILDFEKLETGRLHLDMQYQDIQKTIAKAIGSISQIAAKKEVEISNKNTHAFKTNYDEDRILQVLTNLLSNAIKFCEAKNGKIEVDYKLGNELVEISVTDNGKGIPEEDHDYIFDKFYQSKHQNTIKPQGSGLGLAITKQIVEKHNGEIWAKKDVKNGATLVFTIPFK, translated from the coding sequence ATGAATAATTCTGCTTTAATTGCTATTATTATCATCTATCTAGCAGCGTTGTTTTTTATTGCTTTTCTTGCCGAAAAAAAACGACAAAGCAAATGGGTTAACAATCCATATGTGTATACTTTGTCTTTAGCAGTATATTGTTCGGCATGGACGTATTATGGAAGTGTTGGTATTGCTGCAAATTCTGGTATTAACTTTTTGCCTATTTATTTAGGTCCAGTTATAGCAGCACCTTTATGGATTGTTCTGCTTCGAAAAATAATCAGAATTTCTAAACAACATAAAATTTCATCTATTGCAGATTTTATTTCCTTACGTTATGGAAACAGTAGGTTTCTTGGTGCATTAGTAACTATAATCTGTCTATTTGGAACATTGCCATACATTTCGTTACAACTAAAAGCAGTATCGGAAACGTTCGAAATTATGTCGGATGATACCAGTTACATTTCAACTGCAGTTATAGACGATTCTACATTTTATGTCGCTTTATTACTAGCCATATTTGCTACTTTTTTTGGTACTCAAAATACTGATGCTTCCGAAAAACATAAAGGGATCATTGCTTCAGTAGCTTTTGAATCGGTTTTAAAATTGGTGTTCTTTCTCATTATTGGTGTGTATATAACTTTTTACTTGTTTGATGGTACTACAGATATTTACAATCAAATAGCTATAACCGAAAACTTTAAAGAACTCACAACGCTTAGTGGAGTAGAAGATGGCTTTAATTGGTTTTTCATGATTGCCTTATCTTTTATGGCAATATTTTTACTGCCAAGACAATTTCAAGTTTCTGTTTTAGAAAACAATAGAGAAAAACATTTAAAAAAAGCCATATGGTTGTTTCCATTGTATTTATTGCTTTTCAATCTCTTTGTAATTTTTATAGCTTGGGCAGGAAAGCTTACTTTTGGAAGTACGCAAAATGCCGAATATTATTCCTTGTTATTGCCTTTAGAAAATGGTAATTCCTTTTTAGCAACACTTGTGTTTTTAGGTGGTTTTTCTGCAGTTATTTCCATGGTTATTGTATCTACATTAGCCTTATCCACTATGGTGAGTAATAACTTAATTATTCCTTACGGGTTTCTAGATAAATTCATTAAAAACCAACCAGAACGTAATTCAAAATATATTAAGAACATTCGTCGTATTTCTATTTTCACCATTATAATTACAGCGTATTTCTTTTATGTATCGTTTTCAAAAGAACTATCGTTGTATTCTATAGGATTAATTTCGTTTGTAATAATAGCACAATTAGGCCCTTCTTTTTTTATTGGATTGTACTGGAATCGAGGCTCCTCTAAAGCAGCAATTACTGGTATTATTGTCGGTTTTTTTATTGCTGTTTACACCTTAGTCTTACCATTTACATTACAAGCCTATACAGGAACAGACGATTTTACACAGTATGGTTTACTAGGTGTTTCTATATTAAAACCTTACGCTTTATTTGGTATCGATTTTTTAAGTCCACCAGCACATGCTTTCTTTTGGAGTATGACTTTTAATATGATGTCTTACTTAGTATTTTCATTAATATCTAAAGGAAATTATAGAGAACGTAATTATGCCGAAATGTTTGTAGATAGTAACAATTTCACAACCCTTCAAGACAATGCGCTGGTTTGGAAAGGAGAAGCGTATGTTGCAGATATTAAAAGTGTGTTAGTTCGCTTTTTAGGCGAAAAAAGAGCAACAAGAGCTTTGAAAATTTTCTTTACTAAATACAAATTATCACAAGACACGCAATTGGCAGACGCACGATTAATTAATTTTTCTGAAAAACTACTCACAGGAAGCATTGGTTCTGCTTCCGCAAAAATATTGATTGCAAGTGTTGTAAAAGAAGAGCAGATTAGTTTGGTAGAAGTTTTAAAGATTTTAGAAGAATCGAAAGAAAACATTGTTAGCAATAAAGTTTTAACAGAAAAGTCTAATGAGCTGTCTCAATTATCATCCAAACTAAAAGATGTTAATGAAGTGCTAATATCTAAAGACAAACAAAAAGATGAATTCTTAGATACAGTTGCGCATGAGCTAAAAACACCAATTACAGGTATTCGCGCTGCAACCGAGTTGTTGATGGATGACGATGATGATATGCCAAAAGAAATTAAAGCACAATTCTTAAAAAACATTCTTCAAGATTCCGATCGTTTAGGAAGATTGATACATAATATCCTTGATTTTGAAAAACTAGAAACAGGTAGATTACATCTAGACATGCAATATCAAGACATTCAAAAAACAATTGCAAAAGCAATTGGCAGTATTTCACAAATTGCAGCAAAAAAAGAAGTAGAAATTAGCAATAAAAATACACATGCTTTTAAAACAAATTATGATGAAGATCGCATCCTTCAGGTATTAACCAATTTACTATCTAATGCTATTAAGTTCTGCGAAGCTAAAAACGGAAAAATTGAGGTCGACTATAAGCTTGGAAATGAATTAGTAGAAATCTCTGTAACAGACAATGGTAAAGGGATTCCAGAAGAAGATCACGATTATATTTTCGATAAATTTTACCAATCGAAACATCAAAATACTATTAAACCACAAGGTAGTGGACTAGGATTAGCGATTACTAAACAAATAGTAGAAAAACATAACGGAGAAATTTGGGCAAAAAAAGACGTTAAAAATGGCGCAACACTTGTTTTTACGATACCTTTTAAGTAA
- a CDS encoding sodium:solute symporter family protein, producing the protein MSVQFWTWLLVGLTFALYFGIAIWARAGSTKEFYIAGGGVSPLANGMATAADWMSAASFISMAGIISFSGYDGSVYLMGWTGGYVLLALLLAPYLRKFGKFTVPDFIGDRYYSNTARTVAVICALIVSFTYVAGQMRGVGIVFSQFLQVDINLGVIIGMTVVLTFALLGGMKGITYTQVAQYCVLIFAFMVPAFFISMQMTGNIIPQLGMGGTVEGGEFLLDKLDKLHTELGFHEYTSGTKSTWDVFAITLALMTGTAGLPHVIVRFFTVPKVKDARKSAGYALFLIAILYTTAPAIAVFSRTNLIETVSNKEYKEIPEWFKNWENTGLIAWSDKNGDGKIQYVAGNALSSKKPVYTDARGASGERLISNASDAKNELYVDRDIMVLANPEIANLPNWVIALVAAGGLAAALSTAAGLLLVISTSVSHDLVKKQLKPDISDKDELKVARIAIFVAILIAGYFGINPPGFVAAVVALAFGLAAASFFPAIILGIFDKRMNSQGAISGMVVGIVLMMFYMMKFKLDMFGGGTKEDWWFGTSPEGFGTIAMVLNVVISLVVSRLTPAPPQDVQDMVESIRIPSGAGEAQDH; encoded by the coding sequence ATGAGTGTACAATTTTGGACATGGTTATTAGTAGGACTTACTTTTGCCTTATATTTTGGAATCGCAATTTGGGCTAGAGCTGGCTCAACTAAAGAATTTTATATTGCTGGTGGAGGTGTTTCTCCGTTAGCAAATGGTATGGCTACCGCAGCCGATTGGATGAGTGCCGCCTCCTTTATTAGTATGGCAGGTATTATTTCCTTTTCAGGGTATGATGGTTCTGTTTACCTAATGGGTTGGACTGGTGGATATGTGTTATTAGCTTTATTATTAGCACCTTATCTACGTAAGTTTGGTAAGTTTACGGTTCCAGATTTTATTGGAGATAGATATTACTCAAACACAGCAAGAACTGTTGCAGTAATTTGTGCGTTAATTGTATCGTTTACATACGTTGCAGGTCAAATGCGTGGTGTAGGTATTGTATTTTCTCAATTCTTACAAGTAGACATTAATTTGGGAGTAATTATTGGAATGACGGTTGTTTTAACTTTCGCTCTATTAGGAGGTATGAAAGGTATTACATACACGCAAGTAGCACAATACTGTGTATTAATATTTGCTTTTATGGTACCTGCATTTTTCATTTCTATGCAAATGACAGGAAACATCATTCCACAATTAGGAATGGGAGGAACCGTTGAAGGCGGCGAATTCTTATTAGATAAATTAGATAAACTACACACAGAACTTGGTTTCCACGAATACACAAGTGGAACAAAATCTACTTGGGATGTCTTTGCAATTACTTTAGCGCTAATGACAGGTACTGCTGGATTACCACATGTAATTGTACGTTTCTTTACAGTGCCTAAAGTAAAAGATGCACGTAAATCTGCAGGTTATGCTTTATTTTTAATTGCAATTTTATATACAACAGCACCTGCAATAGCAGTGTTTTCAAGAACTAATTTAATAGAAACGGTTAGTAATAAAGAATACAAAGAAATTCCAGAATGGTTTAAAAACTGGGAGAATACAGGGTTAATTGCTTGGTCAGATAAAAATGGAGATGGAAAAATTCAATATGTAGCTGGTAATGCATTATCAAGTAAAAAACCAGTATATACAGATGCCAGAGGAGCAAGTGGAGAGCGTTTAATTTCTAACGCTAGTGATGCCAAAAACGAACTTTATGTAGATAGAGATATCATGGTATTAGCAAATCCAGAGATTGCAAACTTACCTAATTGGGTTATTGCATTAGTAGCAGCAGGTGGATTGGCAGCAGCATTATCAACAGCAGCAGGATTATTATTAGTAATCTCAACTTCTGTGTCTCACGATTTGGTTAAAAAACAATTGAAGCCAGATATTTCAGATAAAGATGAATTAAAAGTAGCTAGAATAGCAATTTTCGTAGCTATCTTAATTGCAGGATATTTTGGTATTAATCCACCAGGGTTTGTAGCTGCAGTCGTCGCGCTCGCCTTTGGTCTCGCAGCAGCCTCCTTTTTCCCGGCCATTATTCTAGGAATATTTGATAAACGAATGAATAGCCAAGGAGCCATTTCAGGAATGGTTGTAGGTATCGTTTTAATGATGTTCTACATGATGAAATTCAAACTAGACATGTTTGGTGGTGGTACAAAAGAAGATTGGTGGTTTGGTACATCTCCAGAAGGATTTGGTACTATTGCAATGGTTTTAAACGTTGTAATATCATTAGTCGTTTCAAGATTAACACCAGCACCTCCACAAGATGTGCAAGATATGGTCGAAAGTATAAGAATACCTTCAGGAGCAGGCGAAGCTCAAGATCATTAA
- a CDS encoding DUF4212 domain-containing protein has protein sequence MSEKQKNASAYWKENIKYLAILLAIWFVVSFGCGILFREELNQIRLGGFKLGFWFAQQGSIYVFVILIFVYVRLMNKLDKKYGYDE, from the coding sequence ATGAGTGAAAAACAAAAAAACGCTTCTGCGTATTGGAAAGAGAACATAAAGTATTTAGCAATACTACTTGCTATATGGTTTGTGGTATCCTTTGGATGTGGCATTCTCTTTAGAGAAGAATTAAACCAAATTAGACTTGGAGGTTTTAAACTAGGTTTCTGGTTTGCTCAACAAGGCTCGATATATGTATTCGTAATTTTAATATTCGTGTACGTAAGATTAATGAACAAACTAGATAAAAAATATGGTTACGACGAATAG
- a CDS encoding helix-turn-helix domain-containing protein, giving the protein MTVDLCPNCGSDHYIKSGIVNDRQRYKCKKCNYFFSVNKIGKKIDDYYVNKSLQLYLEGLTYREIERILGISHVSIMNWVKKYNIKRPYNSNYHPTYKILNASELAVYFSNAENIKGAGVVVTELGDKFMLIKWERFKD; this is encoded by the coding sequence ATGACAGTAGATTTATGCCCTAATTGTGGATCAGACCATTACATTAAAAGCGGAATTGTTAACGATAGGCAGCGTTATAAGTGTAAAAAATGCAACTATTTTTTCTCAGTAAATAAGATTGGTAAGAAGATAGACGACTACTACGTTAACAAATCACTACAACTATACTTAGAAGGCTTAACCTACCGAGAAATCGAACGCATTTTAGGAATCTCTCACGTAAGTATCATGAACTGGGTTAAAAAGTATAATATTAAACGTCCATACAATTCTAATTACCATCCTACATACAAGATTTTAAATGCTTCAGAATTAGCAGTTTATTTTAGTAATGCCGAAAATATAAAAGGAGCAGGCGTTGTAGTTACAGAGTTAGGAGATAAATTCATGCTCATTAAATGGGAGCGTTTTAAAGATTAG
- a CDS encoding DUF779 domain-containing protein has translation MERVAITKEAAKILEQLKAKYGDLIFHQSGGCCDGSAPMVFEKGDMYLDESDILLGTLNDVNFYMNQDQFEYWKHTHLTVDITEGRGASFSLEIPLGLRFLTHSRLLTKEEESFFNG, from the coding sequence ATGGAAAGAGTAGCAATTACAAAAGAAGCAGCAAAAATATTAGAACAGTTGAAAGCAAAATACGGTGATTTAATTTTTCATCAAAGTGGAGGCTGTTGCGATGGTTCTGCACCAATGGTTTTCGAAAAAGGCGATATGTATTTAGATGAAAGTGATATCCTTTTAGGAACACTAAACGATGTCAATTTTTATATGAATCAAGATCAATTTGAATATTGGAAGCATACACATCTTACAGTAGATATTACAGAAGGTCGTGGTGCTAGTTTCTCTTTGGAAATTCCGCTAGGTCTTCGGTTTTTAACACATTCAAGGTTGTTAACAAAAGAAGAAGAGTCTTTTTTTAATGGTTAA